The following proteins are co-located in the Oenanthe melanoleuca isolate GR-GAL-2019-014 chromosome 4, OMel1.0, whole genome shotgun sequence genome:
- the NPY5R gene encoding neuropeptide Y receptor type 5, whose translation MDLGFKDHNNRTHTKNTSAATKNFSAWEDYRSSVDDMQYFLIGLYTLISLAGFVGNLLILTALLKCKQKTVINILIGNLAFSDILVVLFCSPFTLTSVLLDQWMFGTVMCHVMPFLQCASVLVSTLMLISIAAVRYRMIKYPLSSNLTAKQGYFLIAIIWAFGFTICSPLPVFHKTVDLSKTLHLEGLENRLLCIEAWPSDSYRIAFTLALLLVQYILPLACLTASHTSVCRSIGARLSNKENRLEEKEMINLTLHPSKSTGTQVQPSRYSRWSRAFGRRHHRRYSRKTSSVMPAISRHHQDTHSRDLPETSDTEKSQLFSSSRFIPGIPICFEMKPEENTEIQNMITVSQSIIRIKTRSRRVFCRLTVLILVFGFSWMPLHLFHIVTDFNATLISNRHFKLVYCICHLLGMMSCCLNPILYGFLNNSIKADLMSLIPCCQIP comes from the coding sequence ATGGATTTAGGATTCAAAGACCATAACAACAGGACACATACCAAGAACACCTCTGCTGCAACAAAGAATTTTTCAGCCTGGGAAGACTATAGGAGTAGTGTTGATGACATGCAGTACTTTCTTATTGGGCTGTACACACTTATAAGTCTGGCTGGCTTTGTGGGAAATCTGCTTATACTTACAGCCCTGCTTAAGTGCAAGCAGAAGACAGTAATAAACATTCTCATTGGAAACTTGGCCTTTTCTGACATCTTGGTTGTGCTGTTTTGTTCACCTTTCACGCTGACATCCGTCCTGCTTGACCAATGGATGTTTGGCACTGTCATGTGCCATGTAATGCCCTTCCTCCAGTGTGCATCGGTCCTAGTTTCAACTTTGATGTTAATATCTATTGCTGCAGTCAGGTACCGTATGATAAAGTACCCTCTGTCTAGCAATCTCACAGCAAAACAAGGCTATTTCTTAATAGCCATCATTTGGGCCTTTGGCTTCACAATTTGCTCCCCTCTGCCAGTTTTCCATAAAACCGTGGACCTCAGCAAAACTCTCCATTTAGAGGGGCTGGAGAACAGGCTGTTGTGCATCGAGGCGTGGCCTTCTGATTCCTACAGGATCGCCTTCACGCTGGCTCTGCTGCTCGTGCAGTACATCCTGCCGCTGGCCTGCCTGACCGCCAGCCACACCAGCGTCTGCAGGAGCATAGGTGCCAGGCTGTCCAACAAGGAAAACAggctggaagaaaaggagatgaTAAACCTAACCCTTCATCCCTCCAAGAGCACTGGCACGCAGGTTCAGCCCTCCAGATATTCCAGGTGGAGCCGTGCCTTTGGCAGAAGGCACCACAGAAGGTACAGTAGAAAGACTTCAAGTGTGATGCCAGCTATTTCAAGGCATCATCAGGATACTCATTCCAGAGATCTCCCAGAAACCTCTGACACAGAAAAAAGCCAGCTCTTTTCCTCCAGTAGATTCATCCCTGGGATCCCTATCTGTTTTGAAAtgaaaccagaagaaaatacagagatCCAGAACATGATTACAGTATCCCAGTCCATCATCAGAATTAAGACAAGATCGAGGAGGGTTTTTTGCAGACTGACAGTTCTAATACTAGTTTTTGGCTTCAGTTGGATGCCTCTTCACCTTTTCCACATTGTGACAGATTTTAATGCCACTCTCATTTCCAACAGGCACTTTAAATTAGTATATTGCATATGCCATTTGTTGGGTATGATGTCCTGCTGCTTGAATCCCATTCTCTATGGGTTTCTTAACAACAGCATAAAAGCTGATTTAATGTCCCTTATTCCATGCTGCCAAATACCATGA